From one Cupriavidus sp. P-10 genomic stretch:
- a CDS encoding glycosyltransferase family 2 protein, protein MPASTFLPTFSVCILTCDHPEGLQRALQSVAESTMPPHQLIVTDDSSGYATREMMRRDYPDITYLEGPRRSGAANRNRSLRAATGSHVLFLDDWTLLGPTFLQQMTECIADDHIRRATAGCATPLILTGTEVCQGQPGRPRKPAFLGDPTQDYRRGERLSSVLLHSAVFPRELFEHVHFDEQLAGGYDEFELTGRAVQELGYRIELVTSAVNQRLPATRPAARAERAGPACEAARLYVACQRYRRGHRRPVKAALFLLLALPHALGRDLRTAGARGAGDFYATAGCLWQLLRGPRTELGERAGTAGLGTPLPRD, encoded by the coding sequence ATGCCGGCAAGCACTTTCCTGCCCACCTTTTCGGTGTGCATCCTTACGTGCGACCATCCCGAGGGACTACAGCGCGCGCTGCAGTCGGTCGCCGAATCCACCATGCCGCCGCACCAGCTGATCGTCACCGACGACAGCAGCGGCTACGCCACGCGCGAGATGATGCGCCGCGACTATCCGGACATCACTTACCTGGAAGGCCCGCGCCGCTCCGGGGCTGCCAACCGGAACCGCTCCTTGCGCGCGGCCACCGGCTCGCACGTGTTGTTCCTGGACGACTGGACCCTGCTGGGCCCGACCTTCCTGCAGCAGATGACCGAGTGCATTGCCGACGACCATATCCGCCGTGCCACGGCCGGCTGCGCAACGCCGCTGATCCTGACCGGCACCGAGGTGTGCCAGGGCCAGCCGGGACGCCCGCGCAAGCCGGCGTTCCTTGGCGACCCCACGCAGGACTACCGGCGCGGCGAACGCCTGAGCTCGGTGCTGCTGCACAGCGCGGTGTTCCCGCGCGAGCTGTTCGAGCACGTGCACTTCGATGAGCAGCTTGCCGGCGGCTATGACGAGTTCGAGCTGACCGGCCGTGCGGTCCAGGAGCTGGGCTACCGCATCGAGCTGGTCACAAGCGCGGTCAACCAGCGCCTGCCTGCCACACGCCCCGCGGCGCGCGCAGAGCGCGCCGGCCCCGCCTGCGAAGCCGCGCGCCTGTATGTGGCCTGCCAGCGCTACCGGCGCGGCCACCGGCGCCCGGTGAAGGCGGCCCTGTTCCTGCTGCTGGCGCTGCCGCACGCGCTGGGCCGCGACCTGCGCACCGCAGGCGCGCGCGGCGCCGGCGATTTCTACGCCACCGCGGGCTGCCTGTGGCAGTTGCTGCGCGGGCCGCGCACCGAACTGGGCGAGCGTGCCGGCACCGCGGGGCTGGGCACCCCGCTGCCGCGCGACTGA